From a single Capsicum annuum cultivar UCD-10X-F1 chromosome 12, UCD10Xv1.1, whole genome shotgun sequence genomic region:
- the LOC107849684 gene encoding L-ascorbate oxidase homolog, which translates to MLLKKMIVVFLASLLLVLNTVAESPSRFFEWNVTYGTISPLGVPQQGILINGQFPGPDIISFTNDMVFVNVFNNLDEPFLISWSGVQHRKNSFVDGVWGTTCPIPPGKNLTYTMQMKDQIGSFYYFPSLGFHKAAGGIGSIRIFTRPSVPFPVPAYSDDFIVLIGDWYKCNHTKLRAILDRGHKLPFPDGILINGRGPNGATFTVDRGNTYRLRISNVGLEHSLNFRIEGHNMTLVEVEGTHTIQVSYSSLDVHVGQSYSVLITADQAPKDYYIVVSSRFTSKKVLTTTGVLHYSNSNSPVSGPIPNGPTIEVGLSLHQARSIRTNLTANGPRPNPQGSYHYGMINTTRTIRLGSSAAQVNGKQRYAVNSLSFVPTDNTPLKLADYFKIGGFTPGNIPDAPPGGRIHLDTSVLQTDYKAFIEIIFENKERIVQSWHIDGYAFWVVGMDGGRWTPASRNRYNLRDAVSRSTTQVYPRSWTAIYIALDNAGMWNIRSEFWARQYLGQQLYMRVYTTSTSLQDEYRIPPNALLCGKVSDPQNKTVLS; encoded by the exons atgctgCTGAAAAAAATGATAGTAGTTTTTCTAGCGTCATTGCTACTAGTTTTGAATACAGTGGCAGAAAGTCCTTCTAGATTCTTTGAATGGAATGTCACTTATGGAACTATTTCTCCTCTAGGTGTTCCTCAACag GGAATTCTGATCAATGGGCAATTTCCTGGTCCTGACATCATCTCATTCACTAATGACATGGTTTTTGTCAATGTCTTCAACAACTTGGATGAGCCTTTTCTTATTTCATG GAGCGGAGTGCAACATAGGAAAAACTCATTCGTAGATGGAGTATGGGGAACGACATGTCCAATACCACCAGGGAAGAATTTAACATACACTATGCAAATGAAGGATCAAATAGGGAGCTTTTACTATTTTCCTTCTCTTGGATTCCACAAAGCCGCGGGTGGTATTGGTAGCATCAGGATCTTCACCAGGCCTTCTGTCCCTTTTCCCGTCCCTGCTTATTCTGATGATTTCATCGTCCTTATTGGAGATTGGTACAAGTGCAATCACACG AAACTTAGAGCAATTCTTGACAGAGGCCACAAGTTGCCTTTTCCGGATGGCATTCTTATCAATGGTCGCGGCCCTAATGGTGCTACCTTCACAGTTGATCGAG GGAATACTTATAGGCTGAGGATATCAAATGTTGGATTGGAACATTCTCTCAACTTTCGGATTGAAGGACACAACATGACATTGGTTGAAGTAGAGGGTACACACACAATACAAGTGTCATATTCCTCACTCGACGTTCATGTTGGACAATCTTACTCGGTCCTTATCACAGCTGACCAAGCTCCTAAAGACTACTACATTGTTGTTTCATCTCGTTTCACCTCTAAAAAGGTTCTTACTACCACCGGTGTACTTCACTATAGCAACTCTAATAGCCCAGTCTCAGGCCCAATCCCCAATGGACCAACCATTGAAGTTGGTTTGTCCCTGCACCAAGCTCGTTCTATCAG GACCAACTTGACAGCTAATGGACCAAGGCCTAACCCACAAGGCTCGTACCATTATGGCATGATCAATACAACTAGAACTATCAGACTTGGATCCTCCGCTGCCCAAGTGAATGGCAAGCAGAGATATGCTGTCAACAGTTTGTCATTTGTGCCCACTGACAATACTCCCTTAAAACTCGCTGACTATTTCAAGATTGGAGGATTCACCCCTGGAAACATACCTGATGCTCCACCCGGCGGAAGAATTCACCTCGACACATCTGTTTTGCAAACTGACTACAAGGCTTTCATTGAAATTATATTCGAGAACAAAGAGCGAATCGTCCAAAGCTGGCATATTGATGGCTATGCCTTTTGGGTAGTAGG CATGGATGGAGGACGATGGACTCCTGCAAGTAGGAACCGATACAATCTACGCGATGCAGTTTCACGTAGCACAACTCAG GTCTATCCAAGGTCATGGACAGCAATATACATTGCATTAGACAATGCGGGAATGTGGAACATAAGATCTGAATTTTGGGCGCGACAGTATCTAGGACAGCAGTTATACATGAGGGTATACACGACATCAACCTCTTTGCAAGATGAATATCGAATTCCACCTAATGCTCTTTTATGTGGCAAGGTGTCAGACCCCCAGAATAAGACCGTCTTAAGTTGA